A single genomic interval of Streptomyces graminofaciens harbors:
- a CDS encoding site-specific integrase: protein MSEATRAPIQLLVNASARERRDRLEILTALLAAPGVEPVYRESVLHWPGDHPVYGWFCRVNGCRAARTNTVDLCHLHRADWRTAKQQPGATRREFLRTAQPKVLDLRLMEPPDCRFCPERPSRHLGLRLCLTHFSRWNKVLFRKRDLTYDEFVALQTEALPGYGDCLVAGCVGRADSPLRLCYVHDERYRNDGRPGGAQRPAGWGGDRVVGREPVEITCTAPDAFRHWCRTARPASRAGTVNLLGLAPLVQAEIRFGLLAHAQKAQRSAWPLWHIQAVANLARLRGVNSVLDLLSDPAALAERERRILRETADELRIVYVTEQEAKEAGFLETEHYGIRYKRRSSHFDFTDVPQRWLRDLLWDRVARRLRSPQAPRSPQHIECGRKACVELGVFLTAVAPGGGHDPTVLTADHMRRFVADHNKRAREGLPSLAIRRDGRPMKVTGYTHRQVFNQARSILRDALETGEAERIGLSREFIIALPTARRSERTRSPFPDPVARALADETNLQLLSDRFDPNDMGYRDIWETLVFTGRRASEVTELRLECTSIHRRVPFLWHDQTKVGNLDEAIRIPQRLYERLEQRKQITIERFEDLYGRSPGPRERTGLALFPSPQKNPDGTVAITYSIFGDAFRDWLEALDIGAWVPHQARHIVSA, encoded by the coding sequence CGTCGGCTCGTGAGCGACGTGATCGGCTGGAGATCCTGACGGCCCTTCTGGCGGCGCCGGGCGTCGAGCCGGTCTATCGCGAGTCCGTGTTGCACTGGCCCGGCGATCACCCGGTCTACGGCTGGTTCTGCCGGGTCAACGGCTGCCGGGCCGCCCGCACCAACACCGTCGACCTGTGCCATCTGCACCGGGCGGATTGGCGCACCGCGAAGCAACAACCCGGCGCCACGCGGCGGGAGTTCCTGCGCACGGCCCAGCCCAAGGTCCTCGACCTTCGGCTCATGGAGCCGCCGGACTGCCGGTTCTGCCCTGAGCGCCCGTCCCGCCATCTCGGGCTGCGGCTGTGCCTGACCCACTTCAGCCGGTGGAACAAGGTCCTGTTCAGGAAGCGGGATCTCACCTACGACGAGTTCGTCGCGCTGCAGACCGAGGCCCTGCCCGGTTACGGCGACTGCCTGGTGGCGGGCTGCGTCGGCCGGGCGGACAGTCCCCTGCGGCTGTGCTACGTCCATGATGAGCGCTATCGCAATGACGGGCGGCCCGGTGGAGCCCAGCGGCCAGCGGGGTGGGGCGGTGACCGGGTCGTTGGGCGCGAGCCCGTCGAGATCACCTGCACCGCCCCTGATGCCTTCCGGCACTGGTGCCGCACCGCCCGCCCCGCCTCGCGCGCCGGCACCGTCAATCTTCTGGGCCTTGCGCCGCTGGTCCAGGCCGAGATCCGCTTCGGGCTGCTGGCCCATGCCCAGAAGGCTCAGCGCTCGGCCTGGCCGCTGTGGCACATCCAGGCGGTGGCGAACCTGGCCCGCCTGCGCGGCGTGAACTCCGTGCTCGACTTGCTGTCCGATCCGGCGGCGCTCGCCGAGCGCGAACGCAGGATCCTCAGGGAGACCGCGGACGAGTTGCGGATCGTCTACGTCACTGAGCAGGAGGCCAAGGAGGCCGGCTTCCTGGAGACCGAGCACTACGGCATCCGCTACAAGCGCCGCTCCAGCCACTTCGACTTCACCGACGTGCCGCAGCGGTGGCTGCGTGATCTGCTCTGGGACCGTGTGGCTCGCCGCCTGCGCTCTCCGCAGGCACCGCGAAGCCCGCAGCACATCGAGTGCGGGCGCAAGGCGTGCGTCGAGCTCGGTGTGTTCTTGACCGCTGTCGCGCCCGGAGGCGGCCACGATCCGACGGTGCTCACCGCGGATCACATGCGGCGCTTCGTCGCCGATCACAACAAGCGGGCGCGTGAGGGCCTGCCGTCGTTGGCGATCAGACGTGACGGACGGCCGATGAAGGTCACCGGCTACACCCACCGCCAGGTCTTCAACCAGGCCCGCTCGATTCTGCGCGACGCGCTGGAGACCGGAGAGGCTGAACGCATCGGTCTGTCCCGTGAGTTCATCATCGCCCTGCCGACCGCTCGTCGTTCCGAGCGCACCCGCAGTCCCTTCCCCGACCCGGTGGCCCGGGCGCTGGCCGACGAGACGAACCTGCAGCTGCTGTCCGACCGCTTCGACCCGAACGACATGGGCTACCGCGATATCTGGGAGACGCTGGTGTTCACCGGCCGCCGGGCCTCGGAGGTCACCGAGCTGCGGCTGGAGTGCACCTCGATCCACCGCAGGGTCCCCTTCCTCTGGCACGACCAGACGAAGGTGGGCAACCTCGACGAGGCCATCCGCATCCCACAACGCCTCTACGAACGACTGGAGCAGCGCAAACAGATCACCATCGAACGCTTCGAGGACCTCTACGGCCGCAGTCCCGGGCCGAGAGAGCGAACGGGACTGGCTCTCTTCCCGTCGCCCCAGAAGAACCCGGACGGCACGGTCGCGATCACCTACAGCATCTTCGGTGACGCCTTCCGCGACTGGCTGGAGGCGCTGGATATCGGCGCCTGGGTACCGCACCAGGCCCGCCACATTGTCTCTGCTTAG